The genomic stretch TAAAGAGTTATGAATTTAGGAAGACCATATTAAATAGATTAAAAATTTAAATCTTTCTAGACCCTGGCTAGTTAATCACTTATCTTGACCTCTGCCATTAAAAAACTAACTTTCCTCTGTTCTAGAGTCTTCTACCGTAAAATGGTTGGAAATTATAGCGCTTATCCAAAAATGACACATTCTACCGATATTGCCACTTTAGCCCGCTGGATGGCAGCAGACTTTAGCAATCAAGAGCAAGCATTTGAAAATCCGCCATTTTACGCTCATATTCGGGTTTGTATGCGTCCCTTACCCTTAGAACTACTTTCTGGGGTAAGTTTCTTTGTCGAACAAGCTTATGATTACGATCTTAACGATCCTTATCGAGTGCGGGTATTGAAATTAGTAGAGCGGGGCGATCGCATCGAAATTGAAAATTACACCCTCAAGTCAGAAAAAGAATTCTACGGCGCTTCCCGTGACTTGAAACGACTAGAAAACCTTAAAATTGACAACTTAGAGAAATTACCAGGCTGCAACATGATTGTAGAGTGGACTGGCAACGGTTTTAAAGGTAAAGTAGAACCAGGTAAAGCTTGCATTGTCGTTCGCAAAGGCCGCTCCACATATTTAGACAGTGAATTTGAGATCGATCGAGACAAATTTATCAGCCTCGATCGCGGACGCGACCC from Phormidium ambiguum IAM M-71 encodes the following:
- a CDS encoding chromophore lyase CpcT/CpeT translates to MTHSTDIATLARWMAADFSNQEQAFENPPFYAHIRVCMRPLPLELLSGVSFFVEQAYDYDLNDPYRVRVLKLVERGDRIEIENYTLKSEKEFYGASRDLKRLENLKIDNLEKLPGCNMIVEWTGNGFKGKVEPGKACIVVRKGRSTYLDSEFEIDRDKFISLDRGRDPETDEHIWGSFAGPFYFVRWASFADEVKV